Proteins found in one Rhodovulum sp. MB263 genomic segment:
- a CDS encoding DUF1643 domain-containing protein yields the protein MTQIDPSTLHDPGGKTRWSLPPGMRGSAVFSPCGRYRTRLERDWTAAGQTPRTILFCGMNPSTADALVQDNTCAKETRRAAALGFTRYLKGNVLDYRVTNPKDLPKDPGLACSAENLPAILSMAREAELVVMAYGRLHKRYAGVVGGIIAALRETGKPLYCFGLNQDGSAKHPLYLRNDAPLLPF from the coding sequence ATGACCCAGATCGACCCTTCCACCCTGCACGATCCCGGCGGCAAGACCCGCTGGTCGTTGCCCCCGGGCATGCGCGGCAGCGCCGTCTTTTCGCCCTGCGGGCGCTACCGGACCCGGCTCGAGCGCGACTGGACGGCGGCGGGCCAGACCCCCCGCACCATCCTGTTCTGCGGCATGAACCCCTCGACCGCCGATGCGCTGGTGCAGGACAATACCTGCGCCAAGGAGACAAGGCGCGCCGCGGCGCTGGGCTTCACCCGCTATCTCAAGGGCAATGTGCTGGATTATCGCGTCACCAACCCGAAGGACCTGCCGAAGGACCCGGGCCTTGCCTGCAGCGCCGAGAACCTGCCCGCGATCCTGTCCATGGCCCGCGAGGCCGAGCTGGTGGTGATGGCTTATGGCCGGCTTCACAAGCGCTATGCCGGGGTGGTCGGGGGCATCATCGCCGCGCTGCGCGAGACCGGAAAGCCGCTTTACTGCTTCGGTCTCAATCAGGACGGCTCGGCCAAGCACCCGCTTTACCTGCGCAACGACGCGCCGCTTCTGCCGTTCTGA
- a CDS encoding VWA-like domain-containing protein, producing MEPSGHSRRATRALQKLAEQDPAFAALALWCSHRDSDARADAAWTDGQAIRYGPGFEALSLPEQIGLAAHHILHVAFRHAARSQAMQARFGDRFDAELFNLATDSIVNETLMLTGFILPRPAVRLTGLLKTAAREEMGGEEAVTRYDAERLYLRLFEAEAPPPRSRLRLVDRSPPGDTGRGAGEAEGKGRGTAGDSRPRPGGAVAEAARDYARQQGFAPDIETAGDEGDQGGGSEEEAEWRQRVARAMEAGRVAGFGLGMLGHRLADLPEVHTPWERHLRALVSRAVMIRPAPQTTRPARRWIARDSDARATGAPEPAFEFAWSRAREIPRIVVGIDSSGSVEPVLLAKFAAEVAAISKRSGAETHVLVFDTRVHGRHVMGGGIWEGRITDVLFSRAGGTSFIQVMEEALALGPSAVVMLTDLMGPFGPPPPRRLPVIWAVPGEPPPSGAPFGRVLSLAR from the coding sequence ATGGAGCCATCGGGCCATTCCCGCCGCGCCACCCGCGCGCTGCAGAAGCTGGCCGAGCAGGACCCGGCCTTCGCCGCGCTGGCGCTGTGGTGCAGCCATCGCGACAGCGACGCGCGCGCCGACGCGGCCTGGACCGACGGCCAGGCGATCCGCTATGGGCCCGGCTTCGAGGCGCTGAGCCTGCCCGAGCAGATCGGGCTCGCGGCCCATCACATCCTGCATGTCGCCTTCCGTCATGCCGCCCGGTCGCAGGCCATGCAGGCGCGGTTCGGCGACCGCTTCGATGCCGAGCTGTTCAACCTCGCGACCGATTCCATCGTCAACGAGACGCTGATGCTGACCGGCTTTATCCTGCCGCGCCCGGCGGTCAGACTGACCGGGCTGCTGAAGACCGCCGCCCGCGAGGAGATGGGCGGCGAAGAGGCGGTGACGCGCTACGATGCCGAACGGCTTTATCTGCGGCTCTTCGAGGCCGAGGCGCCGCCGCCGCGCAGCCGTCTGCGCCTTGTCGACCGGTCGCCGCCGGGCGACACCGGCCGGGGCGCGGGCGAAGCCGAGGGCAAGGGCCGGGGCACGGCCGGAGACAGCCGCCCCCGGCCCGGCGGCGCGGTGGCCGAGGCGGCGCGCGACTATGCCCGGCAGCAGGGCTTTGCCCCCGATATCGAGACCGCGGGCGACGAGGGCGATCAGGGCGGGGGCAGCGAGGAAGAGGCTGAATGGCGCCAGCGCGTGGCCCGGGCGATGGAGGCCGGGCGGGTCGCGGGCTTCGGGCTCGGCATGCTCGGCCACCGTCTGGCCGATCTGCCCGAGGTCCACACCCCCTGGGAGCGGCATCTGCGGGCGCTGGTCAGCCGCGCCGTGATGATCCGGCCGGCGCCGCAGACCACCCGCCCGGCCCGGCGCTGGATCGCCCGCGACAGCGATGCCCGCGCGACCGGCGCCCCCGAACCCGCCTTCGAATTCGCCTGGTCCCGCGCCCGCGAGATCCCGCGGATCGTGGTCGGCATCGACAGCTCTGGTTCGGTCGAGCCGGTGCTGCTGGCCAAGTTCGCGGCCGAGGTGGCGGCGATTTCCAAGCGCAGCGGCGCCGAGACCCATGTGCTGGTCTTCGACACCAGGGTCCATGGCCGCCATGTCATGGGCGGCGGCATCTGGGAGGGGCGGATCACCGATGTGCTGTTCTCGCGCGCGGGCGGCACCTCCTTCATCCAGGTCATGGAAGAGGCACTGGCGCTCGGCCCGTCGGCGGTGGTGATGCTGACCGACCTGATGGGCCCGTTCGGGCCGCCCCCGCCCCGGCGGCTGCCGGTGATCTGGGCGGTACCGGGCGAGCCCCCGCCCTCGGGGGCGCCCTTCGGCCGGGTGCTGTCGCTGGCGCGCTGA
- a CDS encoding MoxR family ATPase, producing MSVNAMTVPAGEALDVLRAGWEAQKAGHITASYMLHGRPGVGKTQVVEQLAREIGARLFDLRLTTIEPQDLRGLPYYDHETRKTRWYRPEDLPDDPAEPSILFLDELTAASPMLQPTVYGLLQERRVGRHVLPGTVFIVAAGNTVEDGAIAYQMNTALSDRLIHLHVQAAAGDWLDNYAVPRGLDASVVAFIKTRPDLLDTTERAVAEGHLIATTPRSWERVSQIMGAVAERRLRNVLIAGTVGEAVAAEFALIADDIAATVQVQEMLEADRKARIALYPASMHGLNALIYGLIGVLDARNVQQVIDCMAEIRNLARHRPDEAFARMPLGELCTYGFEGLIRKGLEIGLGEHFLGNEAYRAYAAERKAAGL from the coding sequence ATGAGCGTAAATGCGATGACCGTGCCGGCCGGCGAGGCACTCGATGTACTGCGTGCCGGATGGGAGGCGCAGAAGGCCGGGCATATCACGGCCTCCTACATGCTGCACGGGCGGCCCGGCGTGGGCAAGACCCAGGTGGTCGAGCAGCTCGCGCGCGAGATCGGCGCCCGGCTCTTCGATCTGCGGCTGACCACCATCGAGCCGCAGGACCTGCGCGGCCTGCCCTATTACGACCACGAGACCCGCAAGACCCGCTGGTATCGTCCCGAGGACCTGCCCGACGACCCGGCCGAGCCCTCGATCCTGTTTCTCGACGAGTTGACCGCGGCCTCGCCGATGCTGCAGCCCACGGTCTACGGGCTGTTGCAGGAACGCCGGGTCGGGCGGCATGTGCTGCCCGGGACCGTGTTCATCGTGGCGGCCGGCAATACCGTCGAGGATGGCGCCATCGCCTATCAGATGAACACCGCGCTCTCCGACCGGCTGATCCATCTGCATGTGCAGGCCGCCGCCGGCGACTGGCTTGACAACTACGCGGTGCCGAGGGGGCTCGATGCCAGTGTCGTGGCCTTCATCAAGACAAGGCCCGACCTTCTGGACACCACCGAGCGCGCGGTGGCCGAGGGCCATCTGATCGCCACCACGCCCCGCAGCTGGGAACGGGTGAGCCAGATCATGGGCGCCGTCGCCGAGCGGCGGCTGCGCAACGTGCTGATCGCGGGCACGGTCGGCGAGGCGGTCGCGGCCGAATTCGCGCTGATCGCCGATGACATCGCGGCGACGGTGCAGGTGCAGGAGATGCTCGAGGCCGACCGCAAGGCGCGGATCGCGCTCTATCCGGCCTCGATGCACGGGCTGAACGCGCTGATCTACGGGCTGATCGGGGTGCTCGATGCGCGCAATGTCCAGCAAGTGATCGACTGCATGGCCGAGATCCGGAACCTGGCCCGCCACCGCCCCGACGAGGCCTTCGCGCGGATGCCTCTGGGCGAGCTTTGCACCTATGGCTTCGAGGGGCTGATCCGGAAGGGGCTCGAGATCGGGCTGGGCGAGCATTTCCTCGGCAACGAGGCCTATCGCGCCTATGCCGCCGAGCGGAAGGCGGCGGGGCTCTGA
- a CDS encoding AarF/ABC1/UbiB kinase family protein produces MSESKFESRPLPVPAGRIARLARFGGLASNLAGTAALNGMQQLAQGHRPKARDLFLTPANMRKVADRLAHMRGAAMKVGQLVSMDAGDMLPPELAEIMARLRADAHYMPGGQLKQVLNANWGEGWLKRFARFDVRPVAAASIGQVHRAQTKDGRDLAIKVQYPGVRRSIDSDVDNVAALLRLSGAMPKEMDIAPLLDEAKRQLHEEADYAREGHYLGRFADLLAGAPDFVVPGRHGDLTTENVLAMDFVEGVGIETLTDAPQAERDRVMGLLVSLLFRELFEFRLMQTDPNFANYRYQPDTGRVVLLDFGASREFPAEMTEAFRGLMRAGLAGDRAAIRQAILEIGFFAEDTAPRHQQLMIDMFEMSMEPLNRPGAFDFAENDVALRMRDAGMALGQDRDFWHVPPMDTLFMQRKFGGMYLLASRLRARIDLREIVGRYL; encoded by the coding sequence ATGTCCGAGTCCAAGTTCGAATCCCGCCCTCTGCCCGTGCCCGCAGGCCGCATTGCCCGGCTTGCCCGGTTCGGCGGGCTGGCCTCCAACCTGGCGGGAACGGCGGCGCTCAACGGCATGCAGCAGCTTGCGCAGGGGCATCGGCCGAAGGCGCGCGATCTGTTCCTGACACCCGCCAACATGCGCAAGGTCGCCGACCGGCTCGCGCATATGCGCGGGGCCGCGATGAAGGTCGGCCAGCTCGTCTCGATGGATGCCGGCGACATGCTGCCGCCCGAACTGGCCGAGATCATGGCCCGGCTTCGGGCCGATGCCCATTACATGCCGGGCGGCCAGCTCAAGCAGGTGCTCAATGCCAATTGGGGCGAGGGCTGGCTGAAACGCTTTGCCCGCTTCGACGTGCGCCCGGTCGCGGCGGCCTCGATCGGGCAGGTGCACCGGGCCCAGACCAAGGACGGTCGCGACCTGGCGATCAAGGTGCAATATCCCGGCGTGCGCCGCTCGATCGACAGCGATGTCGACAATGTGGCGGCGCTGCTGAGGCTGTCGGGGGCGATGCCGAAGGAGATGGACATCGCGCCGCTTCTGGACGAGGCCAAGCGGCAGCTGCATGAAGAGGCCGATTACGCGCGCGAGGGCCATTATCTGGGCCGTTTCGCCGACCTGCTGGCCGGGGCGCCCGATTTCGTGGTCCCGGGGCGGCACGGGGATCTGACCACCGAGAACGTGCTGGCGATGGATTTCGTCGAGGGCGTCGGCATCGAGACCCTGACCGACGCCCCGCAGGCCGAACGCGACCGGGTGATGGGGCTTCTGGTCTCGCTCCTGTTCCGCGAGCTGTTCGAGTTCCGGCTGATGCAGACCGATCCGAATTTCGCCAATTACCGCTATCAACCCGATACCGGCCGCGTGGTGCTGCTGGATTTCGGAGCGTCGCGCGAATTTCCGGCCGAGATGACCGAGGCCTTCCGGGGCCTGATGCGTGCGGGGCTTGCGGGCGACCGTGCCGCGATCCGGCAGGCGATCCTCGAGATCGGGTTCTTCGCCGAGGACACAGCGCCCCGCCACCAGCAGCTGATGATCGACATGTTCGAGATGTCGATGGAGCCGCTCAACCGTCCCGGCGCCTTCGATTTCGCCGAGAACGATGTCGCGCTCCGGATGCGGGATGCCGGGATGGCGCTGGGCCAGGACCGCGATTTCTGGCATGTGCCGCCGATGGATACGCTGTTCATGCAGCGCAAGTTCGGCGGCATGTATCTGCTGGCCAGCCGGCTTCGGGCGCGGATCGACCTGCGCGAGATCGTCGGCCGCTATCTCTAG
- the truB gene encoding tRNA pseudouridine(55) synthase TruB has product MGRSRKGRDISGWLVVDKPAGLTSTAVVNKVRWAFNAKKAGHAGTLDPAATGVLAVALGEATKTVPFVTDALKAYRFTMRFGAATNTDDAEGEVIATSERRPSDDEIHAALPAFVGDIEQVPPQFSAVKIDGERAYALARAGEEVEIAARPLYVESLEMVERPDTDHAVLEMICGKGGYVRSIARDLGQALGCHGHVLSLRRVWAGPFEVEDGVSFDLVEELARSPELDAYLRPLEEGLADLPELRTTPDGATKLRNGNPGIVLASDVEYGDEAWASLDGEAVAVGIYKAGELHPSRVFVKG; this is encoded by the coding sequence ATGGGACGCAGCCGCAAGGGACGCGACATTTCGGGCTGGCTGGTGGTGGACAAGCCCGCCGGCCTGACCTCGACCGCCGTCGTCAACAAGGTCCGCTGGGCCTTCAACGCGAAGAAGGCCGGCCATGCCGGCACGCTCGACCCGGCGGCGACCGGGGTTCTGGCGGTGGCGCTGGGCGAGGCCACGAAGACCGTGCCCTTCGTCACCGATGCGCTGAAAGCCTATCGCTTCACCATGCGCTTCGGCGCGGCGACCAATACCGACGATGCCGAGGGCGAGGTGATCGCGACCTCGGAAAGGCGGCCCTCGGATGACGAGATCCATGCCGCCCTGCCCGCCTTCGTCGGCGATATCGAGCAGGTGCCGCCGCAATTCTCGGCGGTCAAGATCGACGGCGAGCGCGCCTATGCGCTGGCCCGCGCGGGCGAGGAGGTCGAGATCGCGGCCCGCCCGCTTTATGTCGAGAGCCTCGAGATGGTCGAGCGCCCCGATACCGATCACGCGGTCCTCGAGATGATCTGCGGCAAGGGCGGCTATGTGCGTTCGATCGCCCGCGATCTGGGGCAGGCGCTGGGCTGCCATGGCCATGTGCTCAGCCTGCGCCGGGTCTGGGCCGGGCCGTTCGAGGTCGAGGACGGCGTCAGCTTCGATCTGGTCGAGGAACTGGCCCGCAGCCCCGAGCTCGACGCCTATCTGCGCCCGCTCGAAGAGGGTCTGGCCGATCTGCCCGAGCTGCGCACCACGCCCGACGGCGCGACCAAGCTGCGCAACGGCAATCCCGGCATCGTGCTGGCCTCGGATGTGGAATATGGCGACGAGGCCTGGGCCTCGCTCGATGGCGAGGCGGTGGCGGTCGGCATCTACAAGGCGGGCGAGCTGCACCCGAGCCGGGTCTTCGTCAAGGGCTGA
- a CDS encoding phosphodiester glycosidase family protein: protein MRIRAALLLLAVLLPLPAAAEPSCHRQSHEGRGYVICSADPARDELRLFLRTGQGGIYGSFGRVNQALAAGGETLAFAMNAGMYHADRRPVGLYVEDGRQEMRAVAPAGPGNFGMLPNGVLCLEDGRAEVIETRAYLADPPDCRYATQSGPMLVIDGALHPRFLPDSSSRHIRNGVGVDAGGRLHFAISDAPVTFHEFARLFRDVLKTPNALYFDGKVSKLYAPDLGRNDAGLPMGPIVGTVVPAPD, encoded by the coding sequence ATGAGGATTAGGGCCGCCCTCCTCCTGCTGGCCGTCCTTCTTCCCCTGCCCGCCGCGGCAGAGCCCTCCTGCCATCGCCAGAGCCATGAGGGCCGCGGCTATGTCATCTGCAGCGCCGATCCGGCGCGCGACGAGCTGCGGCTGTTTCTCAGGACCGGCCAGGGCGGGATCTATGGCAGCTTCGGCCGGGTGAACCAGGCGCTGGCGGCCGGGGGCGAGACCCTGGCCTTCGCGATGAATGCCGGGATGTACCATGCCGACCGCCGCCCCGTCGGGCTTTATGTCGAGGATGGCAGGCAGGAGATGCGCGCCGTGGCCCCGGCAGGACCGGGCAATTTCGGGATGCTGCCGAACGGGGTGCTGTGCCTTGAAGACGGCCGGGCCGAGGTGATCGAGACCCGCGCCTATCTGGCCGACCCGCCCGACTGCCGCTATGCGACGCAATCCGGACCGATGCTGGTGATCGACGGCGCACTGCATCCGCGGTTCCTGCCCGACAGCTCGTCGCGCCATATCCGCAACGGCGTCGGGGTCGATGCCGGGGGGCGGCTTCACTTCGCGATTTCCGACGCGCCGGTCACCTTCCACGAATTCGCCCGGCTCTTCCGCGACGTGCTGAAGACCCCGAACGCGCTTTATTTCGACGGCAAGGTGTCGAAGCTCTATGCTCCGGATCTCGGCCGCAACGATGCCGGGCTGCCGATGGGGCCGATCGTGGGCACGGTCGTGCCCGCCCCCGACTAA
- the rbfA gene encoding 30S ribosome-binding factor RbfA, translated as MQPMSRSSAPSQRQLRVGELIRRSLSEVLARGDVHDPELNTMSITVGEVRASPDLKIATAFVLPLGGHHAEEALAALRRNRGELRRAVGKKTQLKFTPELRFTLDETFDRMDETRRLLADETVRRDLAAPDATPDAAPDAAPDGDED; from the coding sequence ATGCAGCCCATGTCCAGATCCTCCGCCCCGTCCCAAAGACAGCTTCGCGTCGGCGAGCTTATCCGCCGCAGCCTCTCGGAAGTGCTGGCGCGCGGCGACGTGCACGACCCCGAGCTGAACACGATGTCGATCACCGTGGGCGAGGTCCGCGCCTCGCCCGACCTGAAGATCGCGACCGCCTTCGTGCTGCCGCTGGGCGGGCATCATGCCGAGGAGGCGCTGGCCGCGCTGCGCCGCAACCGCGGCGAGCTGCGCCGGGCCGTCGGCAAGAAGACCCAGCTCAAGTTCACGCCCGAGCTGCGCTTCACCCTCGACGAGACCTTCGACCGGATGGACGAGACCCGGCGGCTTCTGGCCGACGAGACCGTGCGCCGCGACCTGGCCGCCCCCGACGCCACCCCCGACGCCGCCCCCGACGCCGCCCCCGACGGCGATGAGGATTAG
- the dapB gene encoding 4-hydroxy-tetrahydrodipicolinate reductase: MTDSLPGIVVMGASGRMGQMLIGAVLQGGKARLAGCVERPGHPWIGRDVGEAMGGAAVGVKVTDDALAVIAGAQAVIDFTTPEATVATATLTAQARAVHVIGTTGLAPEHLQKIKAAARHAVIVRAGNMSLGVNLLMQLTRRVAAALDDDFDIEIVEAHHRHKVDAPSGTALMLGEAAAEGRRIVLDEASERGRDGITGERAKGAIGFSAIRGGDIVGEHDVIFAGEGERIVLRHVATDRRIFARGALKAALWGQDQKPGEYDMLDVLGL, translated from the coding sequence ATGACGGACAGCCTGCCGGGCATCGTGGTGATGGGCGCTTCGGGGCGCATGGGTCAGATGCTGATCGGGGCCGTGCTGCAAGGCGGCAAGGCCCGGCTCGCGGGCTGTGTCGAACGGCCCGGCCATCCCTGGATCGGCCGCGACGTGGGCGAGGCGATGGGGGGCGCGGCCGTGGGCGTGAAGGTCACCGACGATGCGCTGGCGGTGATCGCCGGGGCCCAGGCGGTGATCGACTTCACCACGCCGGAGGCCACGGTCGCGACCGCGACCCTTACCGCGCAGGCCCGTGCCGTGCATGTGATCGGCACCACCGGCCTTGCGCCCGAGCATCTGCAGAAGATCAAGGCCGCCGCCCGGCACGCGGTGATCGTGCGGGCCGGCAACATGAGCCTCGGCGTCAATCTGCTGATGCAGCTGACGCGCCGGGTCGCGGCCGCGCTCGACGACGATTTCGACATCGAGATCGTCGAGGCGCATCACCGCCACAAGGTCGACGCCCCCTCGGGCACCGCGCTGATGCTGGGCGAGGCGGCGGCGGAAGGCCGGCGGATCGTGCTGGACGAGGCCTCCGAGCGCGGCCGCGACGGCATCACCGGCGAACGGGCGAAGGGCGCGATCGGCTTCTCGGCCATTCGCGGCGGCGACATCGTCGGCGAGCATGACGTGATCTTCGCCGGTGAGGGCGAGCGGATCGTGCTGCGCCATGTCGCGACCGACCGCCGGATCTTCGCCCGCGGGGCACTGAAGGCCGCGCTCTGGGGGCAGGACCAGAAGCCCGGCGAATATGACATGCTCGACGTGCTGGGGCTTTAG
- a CDS encoding isochorismatase family protein, with protein sequence MKALVIIDMQMEMQHRIGAGRDCVNADAPERIAALVAAFRGKGLPVVHIRHVDADPGSPLAAEAGGSRPMPCAEAQGGEPVFVKRTSSAFASTDLAAWLHENRISKLVVTGAVAGFCVDSMVRNGADLGFDMTVVRDAVIGFDLPGSGLSARVIFDVTMAHLEADFARLTDTSGILATLG encoded by the coding sequence TTGAAAGCCCTGGTCATAATCGACATGCAGATGGAGATGCAGCATCGCATCGGGGCCGGCCGCGACTGCGTGAACGCCGATGCGCCCGAGCGGATCGCCGCGCTTGTCGCGGCCTTCCGCGGGAAAGGCCTGCCGGTCGTTCACATCCGCCACGTCGACGCCGACCCCGGATCGCCGCTTGCCGCCGAGGCCGGGGGATCTCGCCCGATGCCTTGCGCCGAGGCGCAGGGCGGCGAGCCGGTCTTCGTCAAGCGGACCTCATCGGCCTTCGCCTCGACCGATCTGGCGGCCTGGCTGCACGAGAACCGCATTTCGAAACTGGTCGTGACCGGAGCCGTGGCCGGTTTCTGCGTCGACAGCATGGTCCGGAACGGCGCCGATCTGGGCTTCGACATGACCGTCGTTCGCGATGCGGTCATCGGCTTCGACCTTCCCGGTTCCGGGCTCTCGGCCCGGGTGATCTTCGATGTCACGATGGCCCATCTCGAGGCCGATTTCGCAAGGCTGACCGACACGTCCGGCATTCTCGCGACGCTCGGCTGA
- a CDS encoding YrhK family protein: protein MTGLERIVRAYRHWHLSVAVAGNVLFLVGSVLFLPTLSNWETVAVWMFIVGSFLMLIGAFGEVAKAIYEKQERDRM from the coding sequence ATGACAGGACTCGAGCGGATCGTACGGGCCTACCGCCACTGGCATCTCAGTGTCGCCGTGGCAGGGAATGTCCTGTTTCTGGTCGGCTCCGTTCTCTTCCTGCCGACGCTCTCGAACTGGGAAACCGTGGCGGTATGGATGTTCATCGTCGGATCGTTCCTGATGCTGATAGGTGCCTTCGGCGAAGTCGCGAAAGCCATCTACGAGAAACAGGAGCGCGACAGAATGTAG
- a CDS encoding DUF1674 domain-containing protein, with protein MSDDAEDTPRKDLPPAARRALAEAAERRKAAEAAAAARPVELGGRDGPDPVRYGDWEKKGIAIDF; from the coding sequence ATGTCCGACGACGCTGAAGACACCCCCCGCAAGGATCTGCCGCCCGCTGCCCGGCGCGCGCTGGCCGAGGCCGCGGAGCGCCGCAAGGCCGCCGAAGCCGCCGCGGCGGCCCGGCCCGTCGAGCTGGGCGGCCGCGACGGCCCCGACCCGGTCCGCTATGGCGACTGGGAAAAGAAGGGCATCGCCATCGATTTCTGA
- a CDS encoding RsmB/NOP family class I SAM-dependent RNA methyltransferase, whose protein sequence is MDEPRERGTERTRAAALELIRAVLEERRLIAELAGPEGPLEPLEPSERARARRLAVSTLRHMGRADAVLKPFLRRPPPPPVRAILRLATVEMLEGGAAAHGAVNAAVALARADRKTEALAGLVNAVLRKVADLPASDWQALPPPRLPGWLRGRLDSAWGRAAVVGIEAAHAAGAPLDLTPKDGDAVALAEATGGVALSTGSVRIAGPVQVSALPGYGEGTWWVQDAAAALPARLLAARPGERVLDLCAAPGGKTMQLAAAGAKVTALDISEQRMARVEENLARTELEAELVVADALDWGGDARFDAILLDAPCSATGTIRRHPDLPLAKDGASVKPLFPLQSALIDRALGLLAPGGRLIYCTCSLLPEEGEAQLAAALERHPDLSAIAFDAPWIEPGWRAAHGALRLRPDLWPESGGMDGFFIAGLRKPA, encoded by the coding sequence ATGGACGAGCCACGGGAACGCGGGACCGAGCGCACGCGGGCAGCGGCGCTGGAGCTGATCCGCGCGGTGCTGGAAGAGCGGCGGCTGATCGCCGAACTGGCCGGGCCCGAGGGGCCTCTGGAACCGCTCGAGCCCTCGGAGCGGGCCCGTGCCCGGCGGCTGGCGGTGTCGACGCTGCGCCATATGGGCCGCGCCGATGCGGTGCTGAAACCCTTCCTGCGCCGGCCGCCGCCGCCGCCGGTCCGCGCCATCCTCAGGCTCGCGACGGTCGAGATGCTCGAGGGCGGGGCCGCGGCCCATGGCGCGGTCAATGCCGCCGTCGCGCTGGCCCGGGCCGATCGCAAGACCGAGGCGCTGGCGGGGCTGGTGAATGCCGTCCTGCGCAAGGTGGCCGATCTGCCCGCCAGCGACTGGCAGGCACTGCCGCCGCCGCGGCTGCCGGGCTGGCTGCGCGGCCGGCTCGACAGCGCCTGGGGCCGGGCGGCCGTGGTCGGGATCGAGGCCGCCCATGCCGCGGGCGCGCCGCTCGATCTGACGCCGAAGGATGGCGATGCCGTGGCGCTGGCCGAGGCCACCGGCGGCGTGGCGCTGTCGACCGGCTCGGTCCGGATCGCGGGGCCGGTGCAGGTCTCGGCGCTGCCGGGCTATGGCGAGGGCACGTGGTGGGTGCAGGACGCGGCGGCGGCCCTGCCCGCGCGGCTGCTGGCGGCGCGGCCGGGCGAGCGGGTTCTGGATCTTTGCGCCGCGCCGGGCGGCAAGACCATGCAGCTGGCCGCGGCGGGCGCCAAGGTCACGGCGCTCGATATCTCGGAACAGCGGATGGCGCGCGTCGAGGAGAACTTGGCCCGCACCGAGCTTGAGGCCGAGCTGGTCGTCGCGGATGCGCTGGACTGGGGCGGCGACGCCCGTTTCGACGCGATCCTGCTGGATGCGCCCTGTTCGGCGACCGGCACGATCCGGCGCCATCCCGACCTGCCCCTCGCCAAGGACGGCGCGTCGGTCAAGCCGCTCTTCCCGCTGCAATCGGCACTGATCGACCGCGCGCTCGGCCTGCTGGCCCCCGGCGGACGGCTGATCTACTGCACCTGTTCGCTTCTGCCCGAGGAGGGCGAGGCGCAACTGGCGGCGGCGCTCGAGCGTCACCCGGATCTGTCCGCCATCGCCTTCGATGCGCCCTGGATCGAACCCGGCTGGCGCGCGGCCCATGGCGCCTTGCGGCTTCGGCCCGATCTCTGGCCCGAAAGCGGCGGCATGGACGGGTTCTTCATCGCCGGGCTTCGCAAACCTGCCTGA